A DNA window from Ignavibacteriales bacterium contains the following coding sequences:
- a CDS encoding metallopeptidase family protein, whose amino-acid sequence MTREKFEDIAEEVFEGLPRIFGDKIDNVHIIVEDYPSEDVMHNMHVGKTSLLGLYQGIPLTHRGTWYGTNPTTPDKISLYQVNIESVCRNDEEVSDRIQEVLLHELGHYFGMSELEIRNAMKNFK is encoded by the coding sequence ATGACACGAGAAAAATTTGAGGACATAGCTGAAGAAGTATTTGAAGGTTTGCCAAGAATATTCGGCGACAAGATTGATAATGTTCACATCATTGTGGAGGATTATCCTTCGGAAGATGTCATGCACAACATGCATGTCGGCAAAACATCTCTCTTGGGCTTGTATCAAGGAATACCGTTAACACATCGGGGAACATGGTACGGAACAAATCCGACAACTCCCGATAAGATTTCTTTGTATCAGGTAAACATTGAATCTGTTTGCAGAAACGATGAGGAAGTGTCCGACCGTATTCAAGAAGTATTGCTTCATGAACTAGGGCATTATTTCGGGATGAGTGAGTTGGAAATTCGAAACGCAATGAAAAATTTTAAATAA
- a CDS encoding tryptophanase: protein MKTIIEPFKIKSIEPIKFTSEHQRENILRTAYYNPFLIPAEDVLIDLLTDSGTSAMSAKQWSGMMDGDESYAGSKSFYRFEKTVRALTGFTYIIPTHQGRAAEKILFSIVGAQGKWIPNNTHFDTTRANVEYSGAEAVDMLNETGKHPNLIADFKGNMDIAALKNFIEEKGAANIPLCMITVTNNSGGGQPVSMENIRQTKKILRKHGIPLFLDACRFAENAYFIKLREKGYSKKSVREIAREMFSYADGCTMSAKKDALANIGGFLAMNDNELAVKSRNLLIVTEGFPTYGGLAGRDLEAIAQGLDEILDEDYLRYRIRSVEYLGDKFTAIGIPIVQPPGGHAIYIDAKQFLPHIPPHQYPGQAVVSEFFRVGGVRSVEIGSVMFGKYDSKSGALISPPMELVRLAIPRRVYTQSHMDYVVEVAEEVFKNRTKLKGFKIIEEAPTLRHFTAKFKRLT from the coding sequence ATGAAAACAATTATTGAACCATTTAAGATCAAATCCATCGAACCCATCAAGTTCACGAGCGAACATCAGCGAGAAAACATTTTACGTACCGCGTACTATAATCCATTCCTGATTCCGGCGGAAGATGTTCTTATCGATTTACTCACGGACAGCGGGACTTCTGCTATGAGTGCAAAGCAATGGTCCGGTATGATGGATGGCGATGAGTCGTATGCGGGTTCAAAAAGTTTTTACCGCTTTGAGAAAACTGTCCGCGCGCTGACAGGATTTACATATATTATTCCAACACATCAAGGACGCGCTGCAGAAAAGATTCTTTTTTCCATTGTCGGCGCTCAAGGCAAATGGATCCCGAACAATACGCATTTTGATACGACTCGTGCAAATGTGGAATACTCAGGCGCTGAAGCTGTGGATATGCTGAATGAGACAGGAAAACATCCAAATCTCATTGCCGACTTCAAAGGGAACATGGACATTGCAGCGTTGAAGAACTTTATTGAGGAAAAGGGAGCGGCGAACATACCGCTCTGTATGATAACAGTAACAAATAATTCCGGCGGCGGGCAGCCGGTCTCCATGGAAAATATCCGGCAAACAAAAAAAATACTTCGGAAACATGGAATTCCATTGTTTCTTGACGCCTGCCGATTTGCAGAAAATGCCTACTTCATTAAATTACGCGAGAAAGGATATTCAAAAAAATCTGTTCGTGAGATTGCGCGCGAAATGTTTTCCTATGCCGACGGCTGCACGATGAGTGCAAAAAAAGACGCACTCGCAAACATCGGCGGTTTTCTGGCAATGAATGACAATGAGCTCGCTGTGAAATCGAGAAACCTTCTGATTGTTACTGAAGGATTTCCCACGTACGGCGGCTTGGCCGGACGGGATCTAGAAGCTATTGCTCAAGGCCTGGATGAAATTCTTGATGAAGATTACCTTCGTTATCGAATCCGTTCTGTGGAATACCTTGGCGATAAATTCACCGCAATTGGAATTCCCATTGTTCAACCGCCGGGCGGACATGCAATCTATATCGATGCAAAGCAATTCTTACCGCACATCCCACCTCATCAATATCCAGGACAAGCAGTGGTAAGCGAGTTCTTTCGTGTCGGCGGAGTACGAAGTGTAGAAATAGGAAGCGTAATGTTTGGTAAGTATGATTCAAAGAGCGGCGCACTTATTTCTCCACCGATGGAACTGGTGCGCCTTGCTATTCCGCGACGAGTCTATACGCAAAGCCATATGGATTACGTGGTCGAAGTAGCAGAAGAAGTATTTAAGAATCGCACTAAATTAAAAGGTTTCAAAATTATCGAAGAAGCACCAACACTTCGGCACTTTACCGCAAAATTTAAACGTTTGACGTGA
- a CDS encoding thymidine kinase produces the protein MDTSALHNVPRNTGWIEVVCGCMFSGKTEELIRRLRRAQIAKQKVVVFKPKIDTRYSQEHIVSHSEQSLNAQVIEDAIEVLALAGDAQVVGIDEGQFFKANIVDVCNQLADQGKRVIVAGLDQDYKGNPFEPMPQLLAIAEYITKTLAICVVCGNPADRTQRKSEQHERVVVGAKDLYEARCRYCHKPPKE, from the coding sequence ATGGATACGTCTGCATTACATAACGTTCCGCGTAATACCGGTTGGATTGAAGTTGTGTGCGGTTGTATGTTTAGCGGTAAGACTGAAGAACTTATTCGCCGTCTTCGTCGTGCACAAATCGCAAAACAAAAGGTTGTTGTTTTTAAACCAAAAATTGACACTCGATATAGTCAGGAGCACATTGTTTCGCACAGCGAACAATCTTTAAACGCTCAAGTAATTGAAGATGCTATCGAAGTTTTAGCCTTGGCTGGTGATGCACAAGTAGTTGGAATTGATGAAGGACAATTTTTTAAAGCCAATATCGTCGATGTATGTAATCAATTGGCAGATCAGGGAAAGCGAGTCATCGTTGCCGGACTCGATCAAGACTACAAAGGAAATCCTTTTGAACCAATGCCGCAACTCCTTGCTATTGCTGAGTATATCACCAAAACCTTAGCAATTTGCGTAGTATGTGGAAACCCTGCTGATAGGACACAGCGTAAAAGTGAACAGCACGAACGTGTTGTCGTTGGCGCTAAGGATCTTTATGAGGCAAGATGCCGATATTGTCACAAACCACCTAAGGAATGA
- a CDS encoding metal ABC transporter permease, producing MADILLSAFILSVVLLGIHSFFGLEIIRRGIIFTDLAIGQMSAFGAALSILFFDGLYIYPLSLAFALLAGLAIAIASKRTLSHEAFIGLLYAFGISGVFIILSKSAHGMEMFDKLMASDILFTPWSDIIETAVIYTLLGLLLVFVYPRMKGFWKDALFFVSFAATVTSSVRLAGVLIVFSLLVAPAYIALRINKGKLLLTAWIIGTGVNLISILVSYNLDLPTGYTLVFFHALLALSVSILFPVRKKKEQEEVPAK from the coding sequence ATGGCTGATATTCTTCTTTCCGCATTCATTCTTTCTGTCGTACTGCTCGGCATTCATTCCTTCTTCGGACTGGAAATCATCAGGCGAGGAATTATTTTTACGGACCTTGCAATAGGGCAGATGTCGGCATTTGGAGCGGCGCTTTCCATTCTTTTCTTCGATGGTCTCTATATCTATCCGCTTTCACTTGCTTTTGCTTTACTTGCTGGACTTGCCATTGCAATCGCATCCAAGCGAACCCTCTCGCACGAAGCATTCATTGGACTCCTGTACGCATTTGGAATTTCGGGCGTGTTTATTATCCTTTCCAAGTCGGCGCACGGAATGGAGATGTTCGATAAGCTGATGGCATCTGATATTCTCTTTACGCCATGGTCGGATATTATCGAAACGGCGGTCATTTATACCTTGCTCGGTCTGCTGCTCGTCTTTGTCTATCCACGCATGAAAGGATTCTGGAAAGATGCGCTCTTCTTTGTATCGTTTGCAGCGACGGTGACCAGTTCTGTGCGCTTGGCTGGAGTGCTTATTGTCTTTTCGCTCCTTGTTGCGCCTGCATATATAGCACTGAGGATCAATAAAGGGAAATTGCTTCTCACTGCATGGATCATCGGAACGGGAGTTAATTTAATATCGATTCTCGTTTCCTACAATCTGGATCTGCCAACAGGATATACGCTTGTGTTTTTTCACGCATTGCTGGCGTTGAGCGTATCGATTTTATTTCCGGTGAGAAAAAAGAAGGAACAAGAGGAAGTGCCGGCAAAATAA
- a CDS encoding purine-nucleoside phosphorylase: MRQDADIVTNHLRNDIGARSVYSPLSDKNLIKKKNIQEAFRFIRSVTDFKPRLALILGSGLGGFSKNIRVVSSILASEIPNYPVSSVQGHAGKLLFGYLQKDSTQSMPLLVFQGRVHFYESGSLDQVVFPVILAHQIGIRKLIITNAAGGLNSCFSAGDLMLIQDIINLTFLQHHSKSNGRSFSTYTPNVYFDQKMQQTVLQCAAQIKIPMQQGTYCWLKGPSYETPAEIQMLKLLGVDAVGMSTVPELYTSCSLGMKTIGISLISNLAAGISQNKLSHAEVTETANNVKERFSELLEKIILSIN; encoded by the coding sequence ATGAGGCAAGATGCCGATATTGTCACAAACCACCTAAGGAATGACATCGGAGCACGATCCGTTTACAGTCCATTGAGCGATAAGAACTTGATAAAGAAAAAGAATATTCAGGAAGCCTTTAGGTTCATTCGGAGTGTGACAGATTTTAAACCTCGGCTTGCACTGATTCTTGGATCTGGATTAGGTGGATTTTCTAAAAACATTAGAGTAGTATCCTCAATTTTGGCGTCTGAAATACCAAATTATCCGGTTTCATCTGTACAAGGTCATGCCGGAAAACTTCTTTTCGGTTACCTGCAAAAGGATTCTACTCAATCGATGCCTCTTCTTGTTTTTCAAGGGCGCGTTCATTTCTATGAATCTGGGTCACTTGACCAAGTTGTATTCCCGGTCATCCTTGCACATCAGATAGGCATCAGGAAACTTATTATTACTAATGCGGCTGGCGGTTTGAATAGTTGTTTTTCTGCCGGTGATCTTATGCTTATCCAAGATATCATCAATCTTACCTTTTTACAGCATCATTCAAAGAGCAATGGGCGCAGTTTTTCGACTTACACTCCAAATGTATATTTTGATCAAAAGATGCAGCAAACAGTTCTTCAGTGTGCCGCACAAATTAAAATACCGATGCAACAAGGTACGTACTGTTGGCTGAAAGGTCCGTCCTATGAAACGCCAGCGGAAATTCAGATGCTTAAACTCCTTGGTGTTGATGCTGTTGGTATGTCAACAGTTCCTGAACTATACACTTCCTGCAGTTTAGGAATGAAAACTATCGGCATTTCACTCATCTCGAATTTAGCCGCCGGTATTTCGCAGAACAAACTGTCACATGCAGAAGTCACAGAAACAGCAAACAATGTGAAGGAGCGATTCTCTGAACTCCTGGAAAAGATTATTCTTTCCATTAATTAA
- a CDS encoding MFS transporter — translation MSKVILQISYEIKPEKREDYLALAKELKNHFAGEQKKNYAIFEQKGKKNFFVEEFVCNSVEEYEALEDGMTESGEELVNRLETYLKEGKARYATLVEVA, via the coding sequence ATGTCGAAAGTCATTTTACAAATTTCATATGAAATAAAGCCGGAAAAACGCGAGGACTATCTTGCTCTTGCAAAAGAACTGAAAAATCACTTTGCCGGCGAACAGAAGAAGAATTATGCTATCTTCGAACAAAAGGGGAAGAAGAACTTTTTTGTAGAAGAATTTGTCTGCAATTCGGTAGAAGAATATGAAGCACTCGAAGATGGAATGACGGAGAGCGGCGAAGAGTTGGTGAATCGCCTTGAAACTTACTTGAAAGAAGGGAAAGCTCGGTACGCAACGCTTGTGGAAGTTGCGTGA
- a CDS encoding Lrp/AsnC family transcriptional regulator, with translation MMLDKIDCELLDILQVEGRTKRNELAEKVGLSLPAVSERMHKLEQEGIIQGYYTRLDHKRLGKDITAFVVVTVDSSRHYQTVLEHVMKTDDIQECHAITGNGTHLLKVRTENTEGLEKLLSKIQSWQGVSKTTTSLVLSSPKETTKIKITAQR, from the coding sequence ATGATGCTCGATAAAATAGATTGTGAATTGCTTGATATTCTTCAAGTGGAAGGAAGAACGAAACGGAACGAATTAGCAGAGAAGGTAGGGCTCTCGCTTCCTGCCGTCAGTGAGCGAATGCATAAGCTTGAACAAGAGGGGATCATCCAAGGATATTACACAAGACTGGACCACAAGCGTCTGGGAAAAGACATTACTGCATTTGTTGTTGTGACAGTAGATTCATCGAGACACTATCAAACGGTGCTTGAACATGTTATGAAAACTGACGACATCCAGGAGTGTCATGCAATAACAGGGAATGGCACACATTTATTGAAAGTGCGGACAGAAAATACTGAAGGTTTAGAAAAATTATTATCGAAGATTCAATCGTGGCAAGGAGTTTCCAAAACGACAACAAGTCTTGTCCTCTCGAGCCCAAAAGAAACCACCAAGATAAAAATCACTGCTCAAAGATAA
- a CDS encoding PASTA domain-containing protein, translating into MKTKLKKIAKPFSIVLLIGLILFFLFDSVLMPFYVQKGKTTKVPDVIGLPLEEAKQRIKEAGLDPKEAEYKNDKRYKIGTVTLQNPIAESEVKRDRGVYLTISGGEELVDVPNLKGKSVREAVFNLEKCNLKLGTISFEPSEEIFANTIIRQEILPGAKIRSGNIINVTVSQGRSTDKLPVPDVSLKTLNEAEKILIDNGFRIGNTSYQMNSDILPNTILEQNPRAGELVQLGQSIDLIIAQKAGTDNKIRN; encoded by the coding sequence ATGAAAACGAAACTAAAGAAAATTGCAAAACCATTCAGCATTGTTCTGCTCATTGGACTCATTCTTTTCTTCCTTTTTGACAGTGTGTTGATGCCTTTCTACGTGCAGAAGGGGAAGACAACGAAGGTTCCTGATGTCATTGGATTGCCACTTGAAGAAGCAAAACAACGAATTAAAGAAGCTGGACTGGATCCTAAAGAAGCGGAATACAAAAATGATAAACGGTATAAAATCGGGACAGTCACGTTACAAAATCCAATTGCCGAATCAGAAGTAAAACGAGATAGAGGTGTTTATTTAACTATTAGCGGAGGAGAAGAACTTGTTGATGTTCCAAATTTGAAAGGCAAATCTGTGCGTGAGGCAGTTTTCAATCTTGAAAAATGCAATCTCAAACTTGGAACAATTTCGTTTGAACCATCAGAAGAGATCTTTGCAAACACGATTATTCGGCAAGAGATTCTGCCAGGCGCGAAAATTAGAAGTGGCAATATCATCAATGTCACTGTAAGTCAAGGACGCTCTACCGACAAACTTCCGGTGCCAGATGTTTCATTAAAGACTCTCAATGAAGCTGAAAAAATACTTATCGATAACGGATTTCGAATTGGGAACACGAGCTATCAAATGAATAGTGATATCCTTCCTAACACGATACTTGAACAAAACCCGCGTGCCGGCGAACTTGTGCAATTGGGACAATCCATAGATCTCATTATTGCTCAAAAGGCTGGCACCGACAATAAAATTAGGAATTAA
- a CDS encoding zinc ABC transporter substrate-binding protein, producing the protein MKVSKIIPLLLLLLLCVQTAFTGQLQVVTTYGYISDIVQRIGKDRVEVISLARGDYNPHVIIPKPSFIAKLRRADLLIINGGQLEIGWLPQIIKQASNGAVQPGERGFLDLSMHVHLIDVPTSVSRELGDVHPEGNPHYFLDPDNIPVIAKSITERLSELDPDNQAFYEANNKELYALWQQNMKTWEEKLKPFKGEKILEYHRIFDYFLHRFGFTIVGTIEPLPGIPPTTKHIADVEKLIQREQVKFILQDVYNPQDASTYLSKRLNVKLIVMPHDVGAVKEADNVFNVFNEIVRRLTNG; encoded by the coding sequence ATGAAAGTATCGAAAATAATTCCGCTGTTGCTGCTCTTACTGCTGTGTGTGCAAACAGCATTCACGGGTCAGCTGCAGGTTGTCACAACCTACGGGTACATCAGCGACATCGTTCAGCGCATCGGCAAGGATCGTGTTGAGGTCATCTCTCTTGCAAGGGGAGATTATAACCCACATGTGATTATTCCCAAACCGTCCTTCATTGCCAAATTGCGAAGGGCCGATCTTCTTATCATTAATGGGGGACAGTTAGAAATTGGCTGGCTGCCGCAAATTATTAAGCAGGCGAGCAACGGGGCCGTGCAACCGGGTGAGAGGGGATTTCTCGATCTTTCGATGCATGTGCATCTGATCGATGTGCCGACGAGCGTTTCCCGTGAGCTCGGCGATGTACATCCTGAAGGCAATCCGCATTATTTCCTCGATCCCGATAATATCCCAGTCATAGCAAAGTCCATCACTGAAAGACTCAGCGAACTCGATCCGGATAATCAAGCGTTTTACGAAGCGAATAATAAAGAATTGTACGCACTCTGGCAGCAAAACATGAAAACGTGGGAAGAGAAATTGAAACCGTTCAAAGGAGAAAAAATTCTTGAATATCACAGAATCTTCGATTACTTCCTGCACCGGTTCGGGTTTACGATTGTCGGCACCATTGAGCCGCTTCCTGGAATTCCGCCTACAACAAAACACATTGCCGATGTCGAGAAATTGATTCAGAGGGAACAGGTGAAGTTTATACTGCAGGATGTGTACAATCCGCAGGATGCCTCTACGTATTTATCGAAACGGCTTAACGTAAAACTTATTGTTATGCCGCATGATGTCGGCGCAGTAAAAGAAGCCGATAATGTGTTCAATGTATTCAACGAGATCGTAAGGAGACTGACCAATGGCTGA
- a CDS encoding adenine phosphoribosyltransferase: MKQLSDAIRSIPDFPKKGIVFRDITTLLKDADALQSAVALLMKHYEHSKIDKVVCIESRGFILGSALAVSLGAGFVPIRKKGKLPAEVMREQYALEYGTDVIEMHVDAIQPGERILLHDDLLATGGTMCAAVKLVEKLHANIVGISFLIELSFLQGRKNLKEYDIYSLVQYDKE, translated from the coding sequence ATGAAACAGCTTTCTGATGCCATCCGCAGCATTCCTGATTTTCCAAAGAAAGGTATAGTCTTTCGCGATATCACGACGCTGCTCAAGGATGCAGATGCCTTGCAGAGTGCTGTTGCTCTTTTAATGAAACACTATGAACATTCAAAGATCGATAAGGTTGTCTGCATCGAATCTCGCGGATTTATCCTCGGATCAGCGTTAGCAGTGAGTTTAGGTGCGGGCTTTGTTCCTATCCGGAAAAAGGGAAAGCTTCCTGCTGAAGTAATGAGAGAGCAGTATGCATTGGAATACGGTACCGATGTTATCGAAATGCACGTGGATGCAATCCAGCCCGGAGAGCGTATTTTATTGCATGATGATTTGCTGGCAACGGGTGGAACGATGTGTGCAGCCGTTAAACTTGTTGAAAAACTTCACGCAAATATTGTCGGCATATCTTTTCTGATTGAGCTCTCTTTTCTTCAAGGACGAAAAAACCTGAAGGAGTACGATATTTATTCACTTGTCCAATATGACAAAGAATAA
- a CDS encoding enoyl-CoA hydratase-related protein, translating to MGMISLNWPEKQNALDDQMVSELTQAFVQAQRDAAIKAVILRAEGDTFCSGMEFSYLQRISKYDFNQNLQDSTDLMKLFQQIYTLRKPVIALVQGEALAGGCGLATICDFVIAARETAKFGYTETKIGLIPAIVLIFLVRRIGEGRARELVLQGNIIDAEESLTLGLISKVVPAIDLEKTGVQLANELITNNSGSSMGLIKELLARVYGMETSDALDYASHLNALTRMTDDCKRGIDAFLNSKPIKW from the coding sequence GTGGGGATGATCTCTCTCAACTGGCCGGAAAAACAAAACGCCCTTGACGATCAGATGGTCTCTGAACTGACGCAGGCATTTGTGCAAGCGCAAAGGGACGCCGCTATCAAAGCAGTGATATTGCGCGCAGAAGGCGATACATTCTGTTCTGGTATGGAATTTTCTTATCTCCAGCGTATTTCTAAATACGACTTCAATCAGAATCTGCAAGACTCGACAGATCTCATGAAGCTCTTTCAGCAGATTTATACGTTGCGAAAACCAGTCATTGCGCTCGTTCAAGGAGAGGCACTTGCCGGAGGATGCGGATTGGCGACTATCTGTGATTTCGTTATCGCTGCTCGTGAGACCGCAAAATTTGGATACACGGAAACGAAAATAGGTCTTATTCCAGCAATTGTCTTGATATTTTTAGTAAGGCGGATTGGCGAAGGACGAGCGCGCGAGCTTGTATTACAAGGGAACATCATCGATGCAGAAGAATCTCTTACGCTTGGACTTATTAGCAAAGTTGTACCCGCAATCGACTTAGAAAAGACGGGTGTGCAGCTCGCAAATGAATTGATCACAAACAACAGCGGCTCCTCGATGGGATTGATCAAGGAACTTCTTGCGCGCGTGTATGGAATGGAAACAAGCGATGCGCTGGATTATGCTTCTCATCTCAATGCGTTGACGCGCATGACAGACGATTGCAAACGGGGGATTGACGCATTTCTCAATTCCAAACCAATTAAGTGGTAA
- the rpe gene encoding ribulose-phosphate 3-epimerase, whose amino-acid sequence MIKIAPSLLAANFSNLGKQIAEAEQGGADWIHLDVMDGHFVPNITFGPSLVDAVRQCTKLPLDVHLMIEEPEKILAAFRSAGADIITVHQETCPHLYQTIQTIKESGSKAGVALNPSTPIAMLQEVIDEIDLILIMTVEPGFGGQHFIKQSLRKIQETREMINRSKKDILLEVDGGIDITTARSVVEAGANVLVAGTAVFKAESIQKGIQLLRI is encoded by the coding sequence ATGATAAAAATTGCGCCTTCATTGCTCGCTGCAAATTTTAGTAATCTTGGAAAACAGATTGCCGAAGCTGAACAGGGTGGAGCTGATTGGATACATCTTGATGTCATGGACGGACATTTTGTTCCTAATATTACATTTGGTCCCTCACTTGTGGATGCAGTGCGGCAATGTACAAAACTTCCCTTAGACGTACATTTGATGATCGAAGAACCGGAAAAAATACTTGCCGCGTTTCGTTCTGCGGGAGCAGATATTATCACCGTGCATCAGGAAACATGTCCCCATCTGTATCAGACGATTCAAACAATAAAAGAAAGCGGCAGTAAAGCCGGAGTCGCGCTGAATCCATCAACTCCAATCGCTATGCTTCAGGAAGTGATCGATGAAATCGATCTTATCCTCATTATGACGGTTGAGCCGGGATTTGGCGGTCAACACTTCATCAAACAGTCTCTCAGAAAAATTCAAGAAACGAGAGAAATGATTAACCGTTCAAAAAAAGATATTTTATTGGAAGTCGATGGCGGAATAGATATAACCACAGCACGTTCCGTTGTGGAAGCAGGTGCAAATGTTCTTGTCGCCGGGACCGCGGTGTTTAAAGCAGAATCTATTCAAAAAGGGATTCAGCTACTGCGAATTTGA
- the cdd gene encoding cytidine deaminase, with amino-acid sequence MKREYKDLVKAAQKAKLNAYAPFSKFRVGAAVLAIDGTVFSGCNIENSSFGLTICAERVAIFNAISSQVSKFTALALVSDDHGFTAPCGACRQVLSDLAGDIDIVMMDSKERFKILKLSALLPFAFTGKNLKRSLKLKK; translated from the coding sequence ATGAAAAGAGAATATAAGGATCTTGTAAAAGCCGCTCAAAAAGCAAAACTGAATGCATATGCTCCTTTTTCCAAATTCAGAGTTGGTGCAGCAGTTCTTGCCATCGATGGTACGGTTTTTTCAGGGTGTAATATCGAAAACAGTTCTTTTGGACTTACGATCTGTGCAGAACGGGTTGCTATTTTTAATGCCATTTCATCACAAGTATCAAAGTTTACTGCACTTGCTCTTGTTTCAGATGATCATGGCTTTACAGCTCCCTGCGGTGCATGTCGGCAGGTTTTATCAGATTTGGCTGGTGATATTGATATTGTCATGATGGACTCCAAAGAACGATTTAAAATATTAAAACTTAGCGCTCTTCTCCCATTTGCATTTACTGGAAAAAACTTGAAACGATCACTTAAACTGAAGAAATAA
- a CDS encoding Yip1 family protein: protein MIKCSVCQTENDQYATICKKCGSFLQNRVPNLDLFDVLWKIIENPRDAFRLIMRAEHKNYAVFLYTLSGIAVTFAGFWHFKIGDRFENILVLIFLAILIGIPLGIVLCPIASSLHWGISKILGNKVSFRTSLGITSYSLTPIVLSLFLVLPLELLTFGMYFFTFNPPPITIKPILYILLIGLDFSLAVWAWVLLIIGTNVGNQISLWKSIVMSSVVYGLLVIGLVAGGGYVLKIF, encoded by the coding sequence ATGATCAAATGTTCGGTTTGTCAGACAGAAAACGACCAATACGCGACAATCTGCAAAAAGTGCGGTAGTTTTTTGCAAAATCGGGTTCCTAATTTGGACTTGTTTGATGTGCTATGGAAAATCATCGAAAACCCTCGAGATGCTTTTCGATTGATTATGCGTGCAGAACATAAAAATTATGCAGTGTTCCTCTATACGTTGTCTGGGATTGCCGTCACATTCGCAGGATTTTGGCATTTCAAGATTGGAGATCGATTCGAGAATATTCTCGTACTCATTTTTTTAGCAATTCTGATTGGCATCCCTTTAGGCATCGTGCTTTGTCCCATTGCTTCTTCGCTTCATTGGGGCATATCGAAAATATTGGGTAATAAAGTATCATTCCGTACCTCATTGGGCATTACAAGTTATTCATTAACTCCGATCGTACTATCGTTATTCTTAGTATTACCGCTTGAATTATTGACTTTTGGTATGTACTTCTTCACATTTAATCCGCCTCCGATAACAATCAAACCGATACTCTATATACTGCTGATCGGACTTGATTTTTCTTTGGCGGTGTGGGCATGGGTGCTTTTAATCATTGGAACGAATGTAGGCAATCAAATCTCTTTATGGAAATCAATAGTGATGAGTTCGGTTGTGTATGGACTTCTTGTGATTGGATTAGTGGCTGGCGGCGGATATGTGCTGAAAATATTTTAG